One region of Turicibacter bilis genomic DNA includes:
- a CDS encoding hemolysin family protein: protein MDPEPMSLVSQFILILVLTLLNAFFASAEMAIVSVNRNRIKMLADDGNKKASLLVDLLEEPNKFLSTIQVGITLAGFFSSASAATGISEVIGASLSQLGIPYAQSISLVVITLLLSYVTLVFGELVPKRIALQKSEQMAMLSVRPIVFVFKFAKPFVKLLSLSTNVLLRVIGMSDTDLEEKVSREEIKSLVDAGEEYGVINQIEKEMINSIFDFDDKLAKEVMTPRTEVYMINIKLPLSIEELLEENYSRIPVYEGDMDNIIGILYLKDFLHEAYQVGFENVGIKKLLHRPYFVPECKNIDQLFKELQKSKNHLAVLIDEYGGFSGIVTIEDLIEEVMGDINDEYDDDDPVIRKIDNDTYIVNGLISIKELNDKLQLNLDEETEDYDTLGGFLINQIDYIPSETEECMVEYENLVFKIECVKDKRIEMVKIHIQ from the coding sequence ATGGACCCGGAACCGATGAGCTTAGTGTCACAATTTATTTTGATTTTAGTATTAACGTTATTGAATGCATTTTTTGCGTCAGCGGAGATGGCGATTGTATCGGTCAATCGAAATCGAATAAAAATGTTAGCAGATGACGGAAATAAGAAAGCATCCTTACTCGTTGATTTATTAGAAGAACCAAATAAGTTTTTATCAACCATTCAAGTGGGGATTACATTAGCAGGATTTTTTTCAAGTGCTTCAGCAGCTACAGGAATCTCAGAAGTTATTGGTGCTTCCTTATCACAGCTCGGTATACCTTATGCACAATCTATCTCGCTAGTAGTCATTACCTTACTCTTATCTTATGTTACACTCGTCTTTGGTGAGCTTGTGCCTAAACGTATTGCTTTACAAAAATCAGAACAGATGGCGATGTTATCGGTGAGACCGATTGTCTTTGTTTTTAAATTTGCGAAGCCTTTCGTTAAACTTTTGTCTTTATCGACTAACGTATTACTTCGAGTCATTGGAATGAGTGACACGGATTTAGAAGAAAAAGTATCTCGTGAGGAAATAAAATCACTGGTTGATGCAGGAGAAGAATATGGTGTCATTAATCAAATTGAAAAAGAAATGATTAATAGTATCTTTGATTTTGATGATAAACTTGCTAAAGAGGTTATGACTCCTCGGACTGAAGTTTATATGATTAATATTAAGCTACCATTATCAATTGAAGAATTATTAGAAGAAAATTATTCACGTATTCCAGTTTATGAAGGCGATATGGACAACATTATTGGAATTTTATATCTTAAAGATTTTTTGCATGAAGCTTATCAAGTTGGATTTGAAAATGTGGGTATTAAAAAATTACTTCATCGGCCTTATTTCGTACCTGAGTGTAAAAACATTGATCAACTATTTAAGGAGTTACAAAAATCTAAAAACCATCTTGCTGTATTGATTGATGAGTATGGAGGGTTCTCAGGAATTGTAACGATTGAAGATTTAATTGAAGAAGTGATGGGTGACATTAATGATGAATACGATGACGATGATCCTGTTATTCGAAAAATTGATAATGATACATATATTGTTAACGGATTGATTAGCATAAAAGAACTTAATGATAAATTGCAATTAAATCTTGATGAAGAGACAGAAGACTATGATACATTAGGTGGATTTTTAATTAACCAAATTGACTATATTCCAAGTGAAACAGAAGAGTGCATGGTCGAATATGAAAACCTTGTATTTAAAATCGAATGTGTGAAAGATAAACGAATCGAAATGGTTAAGATTCATATTCAATAA